One window of Thermocoleostomius sinensis A174 genomic DNA carries:
- a CDS encoding CHAT domain-containing protein encodes MKDIITPKSILLLAANPRETRSLRLQEEEREIRERLRLAGYGKTPINSTGATRSRDIQQAMLDFKPQIVHFSGHGAAQEGLVFEDAAGQGKLVNSSALANLFRLFNRVECVVLNACYSKFQAEAIARHIEYVIGMSQRIGDKAAIEFSVGFYSALGSGESIEFAYELGCNAIQLEGLPEELTPVLYKKGKLLQIYIGNRVLRTDEANDEASRELHQDRVEKNLGVNTVPSEHVSEHSTQTILEVQKSPNKDAIILNILSKLFDALSSPNREIGIRKFEEIAHQSLFQNGQIDPAFRKNCFDVAATRLNLYKQPAEVTRSEITSRTRLGLRGDKEEGREEKYVIARKEQLGGFKGHVRIFFPANGSSAKVSGLNL; translated from the coding sequence ATGAAAGATATTATTACTCCAAAATCAATTTTGTTACTTGCTGCAAATCCTAGAGAAACTAGAAGTTTGCGATTGCAAGAGGAGGAGCGAGAGATTAGAGAACGGTTACGCCTCGCAGGATATGGAAAAACACCCATCAATTCTACTGGAGCGACTCGATCGCGAGATATTCAGCAAGCGATGCTGGATTTCAAACCACAGATTGTGCATTTCAGTGGACATGGTGCTGCACAAGAAGGATTGGTCTTTGAGGATGCCGCAGGACAAGGAAAGTTGGTTAACTCGTCAGCATTAGCAAATTTGTTTAGATTGTTTAATCGCGTCGAATGTGTTGTCTTAAATGCCTGCTATTCAAAGTTTCAAGCTGAGGCAATTGCTCGACATATTGAATATGTTATTGGCATGAGTCAAAGAATTGGTGATAAAGCTGCTATTGAGTTTTCAGTAGGCTTCTATTCTGCTTTAGGAAGTGGCGAGTCAATTGAATTTGCATATGAACTTGGTTGTAATGCCATTCAATTAGAAGGATTACCAGAAGAATTAACCCCTGTTCTTTATAAAAAAGGAAAGCTACTTCAAATATACATTGGCAATAGAGTTTTAAGAACCGATGAAGCGAATGATGAAGCAAGTCGTGAACTACATCAAGATCGAGTAGAAAAAAATTTAGGTGTTAACACTGTTCCTTCTGAACACGTTTCAGAGCACTCAACTCAAACAATCTTGGAAGTACAGAAATCACCTAACAAGGATGCAATCATTCTCAATATACTCAGTAAGCTATTTGATGCGTTGTCTAGTCCTAACCGTGAGATAGGTATTCGAAAGTTTGAAGAAATCGCTCATCAATCTCTATTTCAGAATGGTCAGATTGATCCAGCTTTCCGTAAAAATTGCTTCGATGTAGCAGCTACAAGATTAAATTTGTATAAGCAACCTGCTGAAGTGACTAGAAGTGAAATTACGAGCAGAACAAGGCTTGGTTTAAGAGGTGATAAAGAAGAGGGTAGGGAAGAAAAGTATGTAATTGCTCGTAAGGAGCAATTAGGAGGATTTAAGGGGCATGTTCGTATCTTTTTTCCTGCTAATGGTAGTTCAGCCAAAGTGTCGGGCTTAAATCTTTAA
- a CDS encoding zinc ribbon domain-containing protein: MKCSNCQTENQKGSKFCINCGESLKIAAPIDDGIRQSPSSNKRYAQGKNPTLAAILSFLIIGLGQVYNGDFLKGIVMFIIAVVLFVPTAGLSSFPMLFWSVIDAYQVAKGNQRLWK; this comes from the coding sequence GTGAAGTGTTCAAACTGTCAGACTGAAAATCAAAAAGGTTCAAAGTTCTGCATCAACTGCGGTGAATCCTTAAAAATCGCTGCACCTATTGATGATGGAATTCGTCAATCTCCATCGTCAAATAAAAGATACGCTCAAGGTAAAAACCCAACCCTTGCTGCAATTTTATCCTTCCTAATTATAGGGCTTGGTCAAGTCTACAATGGCGATTTTTTGAAAGGAATAGTTATGTTTATAATTGCAGTCGTTTTATTTGTTCCCACCGCAGGATTAAGTTCTTTTCCCATGCTCTTTTGGTCAGTTATTGATGCCTATCAAGTTGCTAAAGGTAATCAAAGATTATGGAAATAA
- a CDS encoding M48 family metallopeptidase, giving the protein MEIMKIEGLNPLEYEHPLDQKGLNMLEKTPGLDFWVNKFYELGAERFLQLHFVGSNLKVTSSSLPDIYEILENVCETLNLKTTPELYVRHDNYTSEVQPVANNLQGITIGVDRPLIAISAECIESFSSSELAFILGCEIGRIKSRHVLYSNIAGLLPSVSGVMAGLTLGVNLTRPVIDGLNVALTQWYRWSEFTADRAGLLACQDLTTAMRSMAKIAGLPRKYFDSFDIDDFVTQAREYEGFGDTSYAKLLKIFSLMSRNQAFIVSRANELLKWIDSGGYQAVLERKTKIKPPPPANFCRHCGFKLELSNAFCSNCGQQTSA; this is encoded by the coding sequence ATGGAAATAATGAAAATAGAAGGACTTAACCCTCTAGAATATGAGCATCCTTTAGATCAGAAAGGTCTCAATATGTTGGAGAAAACACCAGGCTTAGACTTTTGGGTCAATAAGTTCTATGAGCTTGGTGCTGAACGGTTCTTACAACTCCATTTTGTTGGTAGTAACCTTAAAGTAACTTCTAGCAGCCTTCCTGATATCTACGAAATCTTAGAAAACGTTTGTGAAACTTTGAACTTGAAGACTACACCTGAACTTTACGTTCGACATGATAATTACACGTCTGAGGTACAACCTGTAGCTAATAATCTTCAAGGGATTACTATAGGAGTCGATCGTCCTCTAATTGCAATTAGTGCTGAATGTATCGAAAGTTTTTCAAGTTCAGAATTAGCATTTATACTTGGCTGTGAAATAGGTCGCATCAAGAGCAGGCATGTACTCTACAGCAACATTGCTGGTTTGCTTCCATCTGTTAGTGGAGTAATGGCAGGTTTGACGCTTGGAGTCAATTTAACAAGGCCCGTAATAGATGGATTAAATGTCGCACTAACACAATGGTATAGATGGTCAGAATTTACTGCCGATCGGGCAGGGTTATTAGCCTGCCAAGATTTAACTACTGCAATGAGATCAATGGCAAAAATTGCAGGACTACCTAGGAAGTATTTTGATTCTTTTGATATTGATGATTTTGTTACTCAGGCAAGAGAATATGAAGGGTTTGGGGATACTTCTTACGCCAAGCTGCTAAAAATATTTAGTTTAATGTCTAGGAATCAAGCCTTTATTGTTTCACGGGCAAACGAACTTCTAAAATGGATAGACTCTGGAGGATATCAAGCAGTATTAGAGCGTAAAACCAAAATCAAACCACCTCCACCCGCTAATTTTTGCCGCCATTGTGGATTCAAGCTTGAGCTTTCCAATGCCTTCTGCTCAAACTGTGGACAGCAAACTTCCGCTTGA
- a CDS encoding nitrate reductase associated protein: MAHFFQFESDFVDSLRCIPMQVRFNLDTCGVKLKLHHWNHFTAAERQALATAPCNTQSEIETYRSQLHQLVQAHTGETPSDLSIEAHPAWLDATTVPESVQTQAQRYETVITPEQWAALTPLQRFALIKLSRSQHENKNFVPALKEFQLME, encoded by the coding sequence ATGGCCCACTTCTTTCAATTTGAATCTGACTTTGTTGATTCTTTGCGCTGTATTCCCATGCAGGTGCGATTCAACCTGGATACATGCGGCGTTAAGCTGAAACTGCATCACTGGAACCACTTCACCGCTGCGGAACGGCAAGCACTTGCAACGGCTCCTTGCAACACCCAATCCGAGATTGAGACGTATCGATCGCAGCTACATCAGTTAGTTCAAGCACACACGGGTGAAACCCCGTCTGATTTGTCAATCGAGGCTCATCCAGCTTGGCTTGATGCTACAACCGTTCCAGAGAGTGTACAAACTCAAGCTCAGAGATATGAAACAGTCATTACACCGGAACAATGGGCTGCACTGACACCGCTTCAACGGTTTGCCCTGATCAAGTTGAGTCGATCGCAGCACGAAAATAAAAACTTTGTTCCCGCCCTGAAGGAATTTCAGTTGATGGAATAA
- a CDS encoding LPS biosynthesis glycosyltransferase, with protein MPLPPHTSLAGAIGHVFVIAYQESTERLEAALRQTGLPCEVLRQELQSTGEDMSPSYRCLLNHSRAWQRASRATKPTLIVEADFVPVQHLGQLPLPFTTQQPNMGIAWLYLCAPQLYSISSEGYAEGFSTSMVAYIITPQSAACLLELVADIERKFGQSYSTWDSTLDRFLRDRGFKNYIPFRNYGEHGGRPNPEHRQHGLSTAHRADVLYGKLAFMPLYAIEGNNTSYTTYFISRFQARLHGLGRLLSGRFLRLKLLRHSKAPLRLLSFTIRRQLSAQL; from the coding sequence ATGCCTCTTCCTCCGCACACTTCCCTAGCAGGCGCGATCGGCCATGTTTTCGTGATTGCCTATCAAGAATCCACCGAGCGGCTAGAAGCAGCACTGCGGCAAACTGGACTGCCCTGTGAGGTTTTGCGGCAGGAACTTCAATCCACTGGTGAAGACATGTCTCCCAGTTACCGCTGTTTGCTGAATCACAGCCGAGCGTGGCAACGGGCCAGTCGAGCGACTAAGCCCACATTGATTGTAGAAGCAGACTTTGTACCCGTGCAGCATCTGGGACAATTGCCGCTACCTTTCACTACACAACAGCCTAATATGGGCATCGCGTGGCTCTATCTTTGTGCACCACAACTCTACAGCATCTCCAGCGAAGGCTATGCGGAAGGATTTTCCACCTCGATGGTGGCCTACATCATCACACCGCAAAGCGCCGCCTGCTTATTGGAATTAGTGGCAGACATTGAGCGCAAATTCGGGCAATCCTACTCCACTTGGGATTCCACCCTCGATCGATTTCTGCGCGATCGGGGCTTCAAAAACTACATTCCCTTTCGCAACTACGGCGAACATGGCGGGCGGCCCAATCCAGAACATCGTCAACATGGACTGAGCACGGCGCATCGGGCTGATGTGCTGTATGGCAAATTAGCGTTCATGCCGCTTTATGCCATAGAAGGCAACAACACCTCCTACACTACGTATTTTATTTCCCGTTTCCAAGCCCGCCTGCACGGATTGGGGCGACTACTCAGCGGCAGATTTCTGCGATTGAAACTATTGCGCCATTCTAAAGCGCCCCTCCGCTTGCTGAGCTTTACAATTCGTAGACAGCTATCGGCTCAACTTTAG
- a CDS encoding DEAD/DEAH box helicase family protein, producing the protein MGRIPTLKFDRGTLILHPPPRGKTWIDYATWDDRVERFRVPAIQYPDLIAALQAESTAFKDEAQDFPTVLLDSKVDRQPYPHQQEALDAWNQSNRRGVVVLPTASGKTYLAQLAMQAVSCSTLITVPTLDLMHQWYAQLLSAFPEAEIGLLGGGSRDRTSILVATYDSAAIHAESLGNRYAFLICDECHHLPTDFNRVIAEYAIAPYRLGLTATPDRSDGKHADLDRLLGRVVYHRTAEELAGKALAHHEIVQIKVPLSQPERDRYNTLIATRDEFLQKNNIWLGSLQGWQRFVQASAQSQAGRRAMLAHREARSIALGTEGKLRILSDLLAEHYPEQTLIFTNDNATVYRISQEFLIPAITHQTPVKERHEILQHFRDGTYKTLVASHVLNEGVDVPEASVAILLSGTGSAREYIQRLGRVLRKGKSQKFARLYEVVAEETTEEGVSRRRRQSPSSALSGQLELVPSPYDRPSRNTQRAAEAAPTWGKPLSEDDL; encoded by the coding sequence ATGGGTCGTATTCCTACCCTCAAGTTCGATCGCGGCACGTTAATTTTGCATCCGCCGCCGCGTGGTAAAACCTGGATTGACTATGCCACCTGGGACGATCGGGTAGAAAGATTTCGCGTGCCCGCCATTCAGTATCCCGATTTAATTGCTGCGCTGCAAGCAGAGTCTACTGCCTTTAAAGATGAAGCACAGGATTTTCCCACCGTGCTGCTGGACTCGAAGGTCGATCGCCAACCCTACCCGCATCAGCAAGAAGCCTTAGATGCCTGGAATCAGTCAAACCGTCGTGGTGTGGTGGTGTTGCCTACGGCATCGGGAAAAACCTATCTAGCGCAACTGGCTATGCAAGCTGTTTCGTGCAGTACCTTGATTACGGTGCCCACGCTAGATTTGATGCACCAGTGGTATGCGCAACTCCTTTCTGCTTTTCCTGAAGCAGAAATTGGGCTGTTGGGTGGCGGTTCTCGCGATCGCACCTCAATTTTAGTAGCCACCTATGACAGCGCGGCCATTCACGCCGAGTCTTTGGGCAATCGCTATGCTTTCTTGATTTGTGACGAATGTCATCATTTACCAACCGATTTCAATCGCGTCATTGCCGAATATGCCATTGCGCCCTATCGCCTGGGTTTGACCGCCACCCCTGACCGCTCGGACGGCAAACATGCTGATCTAGATAGGCTATTGGGTCGAGTGGTGTATCATCGCACCGCCGAAGAACTAGCGGGTAAAGCCCTAGCTCATCACGAAATTGTGCAGATCAAAGTGCCGCTTTCGCAGCCGGAGCGCGATCGCTACAATACACTGATTGCGACTCGGGATGAGTTTTTGCAAAAAAACAATATTTGGCTGGGCAGCCTTCAGGGTTGGCAACGGTTTGTGCAGGCCAGTGCCCAATCGCAAGCCGGACGCCGCGCCATGTTGGCCCATCGAGAAGCCCGATCGATCGCCCTTGGCACAGAAGGCAAGCTGCGCATCTTGTCTGACCTGTTGGCGGAACATTATCCAGAACAAACTCTAATCTTTACTAACGATAACGCCACGGTCTATCGCATTTCTCAGGAATTTCTGATCCCGGCAATTACTCATCAAACCCCGGTCAAAGAACGCCACGAAATTCTGCAACACTTTCGAGACGGCACGTACAAAACCCTGGTTGCCTCCCATGTACTCAACGAAGGTGTAGATGTACCGGAGGCTAGTGTGGCCATCTTATTGTCGGGAACGGGATCAGCGCGGGAATACATTCAGCGGTTGGGACGTGTATTGCGCAAGGGCAAATCCCAGAAATTTGCGCGTTTGTATGAAGTCGTTGCCGAAGAAACCACCGAGGAAGGGGTTTCCCGTCGCCGCCGCCAGTCCCCCTCATCAGCGCTCTCTGGACAACTGGAACTGGTGCCATCGCCCTACGATCGGCCCAGTCGCAACACGCAACGCGCGGCTGAAGCGGCCCCTACTTGGGGTAAACCACTGTCTGAGGATGACCTGTGA
- the atpD gene encoding F0F1 ATP synthase subunit beta: MVTTAETTNVGFITQVIGPVVDVKFPSGKMPRIYNALRIRGTNPAGQEVAVTCEVQQLLGDDQVRSVAMSSTDGLVRGMEAADTGAPISVPVGTATLGRIFNVLGEPVDNKGPVSMDETLPIHRPAPKLTDLEVKPSVFETGIKVIDLLTPYRRGGKIGLFGGAGVGKTVIMMELINNIATQHGGVSVFGGVGERTREGNDLYNEMIESGVIDKDTPSNSKIALVYGQMNEPPGARMRVGLSALTMAEYFRDVNKQDVLLFIDNIFRFVQAGSEVSALLGRMPSAVGYQPTLGTDVGDLQERITSTKEGSITSIQAVYVPADDLTDPAPATTFAHLDGTTVLARGLAAKGIYPAVDPLDSASTMLQASIVGDDHYDTARSVQSTLQRYKELQDIIAILGLDELSEEDRLTVARARKIEKFLSQPFFVAEVFTGSPGKYVKLEDTIKGFKMILSGELDELPEQAFYMVGTIDEAIAKGEKLKAEAK, from the coding sequence ATGGTCACTACAGCAGAAACAACCAACGTCGGTTTTATTACTCAGGTTATTGGTCCCGTTGTAGACGTGAAGTTCCCCTCAGGAAAAATGCCACGTATCTACAACGCTCTCCGTATTCGGGGTACAAACCCCGCCGGACAAGAAGTGGCTGTCACCTGCGAAGTGCAGCAGCTTCTAGGCGATGACCAAGTTCGCTCCGTTGCCATGAGTTCCACAGACGGACTCGTGCGAGGCATGGAAGCTGCCGATACTGGCGCTCCTATCAGCGTTCCTGTGGGCACCGCTACCCTCGGTCGTATTTTCAACGTTCTAGGTGAACCCGTAGATAACAAAGGTCCCGTCAGCATGGACGAGACGCTGCCAATCCACCGTCCAGCCCCTAAGTTGACAGATCTAGAAGTAAAGCCCTCGGTATTTGAAACCGGCATCAAGGTGATTGACCTGCTAACTCCCTATCGTCGCGGCGGCAAGATTGGCCTATTCGGTGGTGCTGGAGTCGGCAAAACCGTCATCATGATGGAGCTAATTAACAACATTGCAACGCAACACGGTGGTGTGTCGGTGTTTGGTGGTGTAGGCGAACGCACCCGGGAAGGAAATGACCTTTACAACGAAATGATTGAGTCTGGCGTAATTGATAAAGATACGCCCTCTAACTCAAAAATTGCCCTAGTGTACGGTCAGATGAACGAGCCGCCCGGAGCCAGAATGCGAGTGGGTTTGTCAGCCCTGACGATGGCAGAGTATTTCCGCGATGTTAACAAGCAGGACGTGTTGCTGTTCATTGACAACATCTTCCGGTTTGTGCAAGCGGGTTCCGAGGTATCAGCGCTGCTGGGACGGATGCCTTCTGCTGTAGGCTATCAGCCTACCCTGGGTACTGATGTAGGCGATCTACAAGAGCGAATCACTTCTACCAAAGAGGGATCGATCACGTCGATCCAAGCGGTCTATGTGCCTGCGGACGACTTGACTGACCCGGCTCCAGCTACCACGTTTGCGCACCTAGACGGAACCACCGTACTAGCACGAGGCTTGGCGGCGAAGGGCATTTATCCAGCCGTAGATCCACTGGATTCGGCTTCCACCATGCTGCAAGCCAGTATTGTGGGGGATGATCACTACGATACGGCTCGATCGGTTCAGTCTACGCTTCAGCGCTACAAAGAGCTTCAGGACATTATTGCTATTCTGGGTCTAGATGAATTGTCTGAAGAAGACCGTCTAACGGTGGCACGTGCTCGTAAGATTGAGAAGTTTTTGTCTCAGCCGTTCTTTGTCGCAGAGGTATTCACTGGTTCTCCTGGTAAGTACGTGAAGCTAGAAGATACAATCAAGGGCTTCAAAATGATTCTGTCGGGTGAATTGGATGAACTGCCCGAGCAAGCCTTCTACATGGTGGGCACGATCGATGAAGCCATTGCTAAGGGTGAGAAGCTCAAAGCAGAAGCCAAGTAA
- the atpC gene encoding ATP synthase F1 subunit epsilon: MPLTVRVISPDKTVWDSAAEEVILPSTTGQLGILSGHAPLLTALDIGVMRVRASKDWQAIALMGGFAEVENDEVIILVNGAERGEGIDREAARTAYSEAETRLNQARSSGNRQEQIQAEKAMRRARARFQAAGGMV, translated from the coding sequence ATGCCACTAACTGTACGTGTTATTTCGCCAGACAAAACCGTTTGGGATTCTGCGGCCGAGGAAGTGATTCTCCCTAGCACCACTGGACAACTCGGTATTTTGTCAGGGCACGCTCCGCTCTTAACTGCGCTAGATATTGGCGTTATGCGAGTTCGGGCTAGCAAAGATTGGCAAGCGATCGCCCTCATGGGTGGATTTGCCGAGGTTGAAAATGACGAAGTGATCATTTTGGTGAACGGGGCTGAACGCGGAGAAGGCATCGATCGCGAGGCGGCTCGTACGGCTTACTCGGAGGCAGAAACCCGTCTGAATCAGGCCCGCTCTAGTGGCAATCGTCAAGAGCAAATTCAAGCAGAAAAGGCAATGCGCCGGGCCCGGGCCCGTTTTCAAGCGGCTGGCGGTATGGTGTAG
- a CDS encoding ankyrin repeat domain-containing protein, giving the protein MAIASNFFRLAVVGLSLSTAWLSIGCRQLPPSPMLHSATVNASVNSSLSSQSSSFQVNAESAESADLRLAQTRSDSATRRLLEAVSAGDLSRVEAALNSGANVDAGDRWSGYPLTRAAERGDIQMVRLLVDRGANVDVATGEGLTALGRAVEAGNTEMVRVLVEAGASPDRYPTNGVAPLYKAVEAGNTEMVRLLLAGGASPNLRGTVPPLYKAVEAGNTEMVRLLLAGGASPNQANAGMTPLYKAVEAGNTEMVRLLLNYGASAQTSVQGRSPLSLAQERGNTEIVRLLQRAGARL; this is encoded by the coding sequence ATGGCAATAGCAAGCAATTTCTTTAGACTCGCTGTGGTTGGACTATCCCTGTCAACCGCCTGGCTCTCAATTGGATGCCGTCAACTGCCGCCTTCACCGATGCTTCATTCTGCAACCGTGAATGCATCGGTTAACTCCTCTTTGTCTTCCCAATCCTCGTCGTTCCAAGTGAACGCTGAATCTGCTGAATCTGCTGATTTACGCTTGGCTCAAACTCGTAGCGACAGTGCCACTCGCCGTCTGTTAGAGGCTGTGTCTGCTGGAGATCTCTCTAGGGTAGAAGCTGCCCTCAACAGTGGCGCAAATGTGGATGCGGGCGATCGATGGTCTGGCTATCCCCTCACACGTGCGGCTGAACGGGGAGATATTCAAATGGTGCGGCTGTTGGTCGATCGAGGAGCGAATGTAGATGTTGCAACTGGGGAAGGATTGACGGCCTTGGGACGGGCTGTGGAAGCTGGCAATACTGAAATGGTGAGGGTTTTAGTAGAAGCCGGGGCCTCTCCCGATCGCTATCCGACGAATGGGGTTGCTCCCCTCTACAAAGCTGTAGAAGCCGGCAACACCGAAATGGTGCGGCTGCTGCTCGCAGGTGGAGCCTCGCCCAATCTTCGCGGAACTGTCCCGCCCCTCTACAAAGCGGTGGAAGCCGGAAATACCGAAATGGTGCGCTTGTTACTCGCAGGCGGTGCTTCACCTAACCAAGCCAATGCTGGAATGACGCCCCTCTACAAAGCGGTGGAAGCCGGAAATACCGAAATGGTGCGCTTGTTGCTCAACTATGGGGCTTCTGCTCAAACCTCCGTCCAAGGTCGATCGCCTCTATCCTTGGCCCAAGAACGCGGCAACACCGAAATAGTGAGACTGTTGCAACGGGCAGGAGCCAGATTGTAA
- a CDS encoding metal ABC transporter substrate-binding protein → MMKTLRAPFKFSCALAYLRSGLCVVAIGIIGLGVGGCDAPETASVNEQPNVVATSTILSDWAEQIGGEQINLTGILNPGDDPHVYEPTPRDSRTFEEADLIFYNGYNLEPGLIRLMNAAGTNAVKVAVGEVVTPLQLEQEGQTVPDPHVWGSAENAIVMVGAIRDSLIELSPAQQAEFDQNADRLIAELEQLHTWIQQQTATIPPNQRQLVTTHDAFQYYARAYGLTVPGTLIGISTEEQPSAQTIQQLVDRLRNLQVPAIFAETTINPQLISTVAEEAGVQLAEEELYSDSIGAPGSNADSYVKMMETNTRTIVENLGGTYTPFDSPES, encoded by the coding sequence ATGATGAAGACCTTGCGTGCTCCATTTAAATTTTCGTGTGCCCTAGCTTACCTTCGTTCAGGTTTATGCGTTGTTGCGATCGGTATTATCGGGCTAGGAGTGGGGGGCTGTGATGCTCCTGAGACGGCGTCTGTGAATGAGCAGCCCAATGTTGTGGCTACCAGCACCATCTTGAGCGATTGGGCCGAGCAAATTGGCGGCGAGCAAATTAACTTGACAGGTATCCTTAATCCTGGCGATGACCCACATGTATATGAACCGACGCCTCGCGATAGCCGCACGTTTGAAGAAGCTGATTTAATTTTCTATAACGGCTACAACTTGGAACCTGGGCTAATTCGCTTGATGAATGCGGCTGGAACCAATGCTGTGAAAGTGGCAGTGGGTGAAGTGGTCACTCCTTTGCAACTGGAACAAGAGGGACAGACGGTTCCCGACCCGCATGTGTGGGGCAGTGCCGAGAATGCAATTGTCATGGTAGGAGCGATTCGCGATAGTTTGATTGAGCTTTCCCCGGCTCAGCAAGCCGAATTTGACCAAAACGCCGATCGCCTCATTGCCGAACTCGAACAATTGCATACCTGGATTCAACAGCAGACTGCCACCATTCCCCCCAACCAACGCCAACTGGTGACAACGCATGATGCCTTTCAATACTATGCCCGTGCCTATGGGCTAACCGTGCCAGGAACCCTAATCGGCATCAGCACTGAAGAGCAACCAAGCGCTCAAACCATTCAACAGTTGGTCGATCGCCTGCGCAATTTGCAAGTGCCAGCCATCTTTGCCGAAACCACCATTAACCCTCAGTTGATTTCCACCGTAGCTGAAGAAGCAGGTGTTCAGTTGGCCGAAGAAGAACTATATTCCGATTCCATTGGCGCACCAGGCAGCAATGCGGATAGCTACGTCAAAATGATGGAGACAAATACCCGGACGATCGTGGAAAATCTGGGCGGAACTTACACCCCCTTTGACTCGCCCGAGTCTTAA
- a CDS encoding metal ABC transporter ATP-binding protein — MDYSTTAATRTLMASHLSVNYRSVQALRNVSFTVQPGNVVGIFGPNGAGKSTLIRAMLGLIPSTTGTTIYQGQPLTQQLDRIAYVPQRSQIDWSFPATVWDVVLMGRVRKAGYLHRFSATSRRKAADALERVGLTDYRDRPIGQLSGGQQQRVFLARSLAQEADLLFFDEPFVGVDQKTEDILFHIFHELAHQGKTVMVVNHDLGESIQQFDQLLLLNRELIASGNRQQVLTVDNMTRAYGGHVSFFMGEAA, encoded by the coding sequence ATGGACTATTCCACAACGGCTGCCACTCGTACTTTGATGGCTAGCCACCTCAGCGTCAACTATCGTTCGGTACAGGCGTTGCGCAACGTCAGCTTTACCGTTCAGCCCGGCAACGTGGTGGGAATCTTTGGCCCCAACGGAGCCGGAAAAAGTACCTTAATTCGAGCCATGCTAGGGTTGATTCCGTCTACCACTGGCACCACTATCTACCAAGGACAACCGCTAACGCAGCAGCTAGATCGAATTGCCTATGTCCCGCAGCGATCGCAAATTGACTGGTCGTTTCCGGCTACCGTTTGGGATGTGGTGTTGATGGGGCGGGTGCGCAAGGCGGGCTATTTGCATCGGTTTTCGGCGACGAGTCGGCGTAAAGCGGCTGACGCATTGGAGCGGGTAGGTCTGACAGACTATCGCGATCGCCCCATTGGGCAGTTATCTGGTGGGCAGCAACAGCGGGTGTTTTTGGCACGATCGTTGGCTCAGGAGGCCGATTTGCTCTTTTTTGATGAACCCTTTGTTGGCGTGGATCAAAAAACTGAAGATATCCTGTTCCACATCTTTCATGAACTGGCACACCAAGGCAAAACCGTGATGGTGGTTAATCACGACTTGGGCGAATCAATTCAGCAGTTTGATCAGCTTCTGTTGCTCAATCGCGAGTTAATTGCCAGCGGTAACCGTCAACAGGTACTGACGGTAGACAACATGACCCGTGCCTATGGAGGACATGTCAGCTTCTTTATGGGAGAGGCAGCCTAG
- a CDS encoding metal ABC transporter permease yields MELLIEPLQYGFMQRSLLIAVIVGMICSVIGSYLLVRRLALLGDAISHSLLPGLAIAFILGVNIYLGAFVAGVISAVLIGWIHTRSPIKEDAAMGIVFSAFFSLGIILITIVQKTNKIDLNHFLFGNILGVTLTEVRDTAIIAVLVLAAVALFYKELLFFCFDPLGAQAAGLPVSWFNAGLMILVALTVVASMKAVGVILVLALLITPAAAAYLLVPRLHQVMLLGAGIGVVSSISGMYFSYYTNVPSGPAIVMVVSGLFFLALLLSPNYGLLMRTRPNAKSQP; encoded by the coding sequence ATGGAGTTACTGATTGAGCCGTTGCAATATGGTTTTATGCAACGATCGCTGCTGATTGCCGTGATTGTGGGGATGATTTGCTCGGTGATTGGCAGTTATCTACTGGTGCGACGATTGGCGCTGCTGGGCGATGCAATTAGCCATTCGTTGCTGCCGGGTTTGGCAATCGCCTTTATTTTGGGCGTCAATATTTATCTGGGTGCGTTTGTAGCAGGAGTGATCAGCGCCGTGCTGATTGGCTGGATTCATACCCGATCGCCCATTAAGGAAGATGCTGCCATGGGCATTGTGTTTTCGGCTTTCTTCTCGCTAGGCATCATTCTGATTACGATTGTTCAAAAAACCAACAAAATCGACTTAAATCATTTCCTGTTTGGCAATATTTTAGGCGTCACGCTGACGGAAGTGCGTGATACAGCTATCATCGCCGTCTTAGTATTGGCAGCCGTCGCTTTGTTCTATAAGGAATTGCTGTTCTTTTGTTTCGATCCACTGGGAGCACAGGCGGCTGGCTTACCCGTGAGTTGGTTTAATGCTGGGCTAATGATTTTAGTAGCGCTGACGGTAGTAGCTAGCATGAAAGCGGTCGGTGTGATTTTGGTTCTGGCATTGCTGATCACTCCTGCGGCGGCGGCCTACCTGTTGGTTCCGCGTTTGCATCAAGTTATGCTGCTGGGAGCGGGTATTGGCGTGGTTTCCAGCATCAGTGGGATGTATTTCAGCTACTATACCAATGTGCCATCGGGTCCGGCGATCGTCATGGTAGTCTCGGGATTGTTTTTTCTAGCGCTGCTACTTAGCCCCAACTACGGTTTATTAATGCGCACTCGTCCAAATGCGAAAAGCCAGCCATAG